Below is a window of Methanothermobacter thermautotrophicus DNA.
AAAACTGGGTCTCTCAGATGGGGACATCATTGAGATAGAGGGCAAGAAACTGACAGCTGCAACTGTGGTATCATCACAGTCCGACATAGGACTCGGAATAATAAGGATAGACGGTTACCTCCGTAAAAACGCCGGAGCATCCATAGGTGAAGAGGTGACAGTCAGAAGGGCTGACGTCAAGGACGCCCAGAAGGTCGTTCTGGCCCCAGTGGATCAGGAGGTCATAATAAGGGGAGACATAAGATCCGCATTCCTCAACAGGGTACTTGTTAAGGGAGACATAATAGTTTCAGGGATCAGACAGCAGATATCCGCCGGAGGACTCTTCGACGAGTTCTTCAGGGACTTCATGGACATATCCCCCCTGGGAGAAATCAAACTGGCAGTCGTATCAACAAGCCCTGCAGGTGTGGTGCGGGTAACACCATCAACACAGGTCGAGATGCAGCAAAAACCCGTGGACGTCAGCAAACTCGAGGGCGTCAAGAACCTAGTTGATGTGACCTACGAGGACATCGGAGGCCTCAAGGAGGAGGTCAAAAAGGTCCGTGAAATGATAGAAATACCCCTCAAGAGACCGGAACTCTTCGAGAGGCTCGGCATAACACCACCAAAGGGTGTCCTGATGCACGGACCACCAGGAACAGGTAAAACACTCCTGGCAAAGGCCGTTGCCAACGAGAGCGACGCCCACTTCATAGCCATCAACGGACCCGAAATAATGAGCAAATACGTCGGTGGATCCGAGGAAAGGCTAAGGGAATTCTTCGAGGAAGCAGAAGATAACGCCCCATCAATCATATTCATAGACGAGATAGACGCCATAGCTCCCAAAAGGGAGGACGTGAGTGGAGAGGTTGAAAGGAGAATCGTAGCCCAGCTCCTCACCCTGATGGACGGCCTCAAGAGCAGGGGACAGGTGGTTGTCATAGGTGCAACCAACAGACCAGACGCCCTTGACCCTGCACTCAGAAGGCCGGGCAGGTTCGACAGGGAAATCGAGATAGGAGTCCCTGACAGGGAGGAGAGGAAGGAGATACTCCAGATACACACAAGGGGAATGCCCCTTGCAGATGACGTTGACCTCGATGAACTGGCAGAGATAACCCATGGATTCGTGGGTGCAGACCTGGAGTCACTCTGTAAGGAATCCGCCATGAGGGTCCTGCGAAGGGTGCTCCCAGAGATAAAGGCCGATGAGGAGATACCCAAGGAAGTCCTGAAGAAGATGGTGGTCACGAGGGCGGACTTCAAGGACGCCCTCAAGGAGATACAGCCATCAGCCCTGAGGGAGGTCCTTGTGCAGGTACCAAACGTCTCATGGGACGACATAGGGGGCCTGGAGGACGCCAAGCAGGAACTGAGGGAGGCTGTTGAGTGGCCACTCAGGTACCCCGACAAATTCAAGAAATTCGGAATCAGACCACCCAAGGGCATTCTCCTGCATGG
It encodes the following:
- a CDS encoding CDC48 family AAA ATPase; translated protein: MTEKDMKLKVAEALAQQDVGRGIARVDPACMEKLGLSDGDIIEIEGKKLTAATVVSSQSDIGLGIIRIDGYLRKNAGASIGEEVTVRRADVKDAQKVVLAPVDQEVIIRGDIRSAFLNRVLVKGDIIVSGIRQQISAGGLFDEFFRDFMDISPLGEIKLAVVSTSPAGVVRVTPSTQVEMQQKPVDVSKLEGVKNLVDVTYEDIGGLKEEVKKVREMIEIPLKRPELFERLGITPPKGVLMHGPPGTGKTLLAKAVANESDAHFIAINGPEIMSKYVGGSEERLREFFEEAEDNAPSIIFIDEIDAIAPKREDVSGEVERRIVAQLLTLMDGLKSRGQVVVIGATNRPDALDPALRRPGRFDREIEIGVPDREERKEILQIHTRGMPLADDVDLDELAEITHGFVGADLESLCKESAMRVLRRVLPEIKADEEIPKEVLKKMVVTRADFKDALKEIQPSALREVLVQVPNVSWDDIGGLEDAKQELREAVEWPLRYPDKFKKFGIRPPKGILLHGSPGTGKTLLAKAVANESQANFIAVKGPELLSKWVGESEKGVREVFRKARQTAPTVIFFDEIDSIASVRSGSTADSGVTQRVVNQLLTEIDGLEELQDVAVIAATNRPDILDPALLRPGRFDRHVKVDDPDKEARLAIFRVHTKDMPLADDVDLKKLAEKTEGYVGADIEAVCREAAMLTLRDNMEAEEVPMKYFLDAMEKIKPKGGREEQVHYH